CGAAGCGAAACGCTACTGGGAAAAGCCAAACTACAAACGCAGTTTTTCGACCAATTCAAAGCGGAATACACCATCAATCTTTCGCGCACACAACCAAGCTGGAGCGGACAAAAACAACAAGCCATCATCGGGCAAAGCCATTGGGTAGAATTTATCATTTCGCCATGGAAACAGCACAACATCATCAACCAAACCGAATGGGTGAAAAACAGCCTTTTCAGCGGTAATAAAACCTATCTTTTTTCAAATTTGAGATACCAATTTACCCTCCAAAAAAACAAAATCGATTTTGAAATTATTTGGAATAATATTTTTAACCTAAAAGAATACAAAACGCTGTTTTCATCGCCACTTTCGTCCACCGAAAATGTTTACCAATTAAGACCTTCTCAAATTTTGGCGAAAATCAAATTTAGTTTATAGGTTTCATCTTCACTTTTTTGTAAAAATCAAGCTTTTAAAAGCAAAAAAATGATTAAATTGCCCCTCATTTAATAAACTAATGAAAACCTATGGAAATTAATAACTGGATTGAAAGTTTTAAAAAACCGCTTGTTGTCGCTGGGCCATGTAGTGCCGAAAGCGAAAAACAAATGCTACAAATTGCTGAAGAATTACCTAAGGATAAAGTCGAAATCTTTAGAGCAGGAATCTGGAAACCAAGAACTAAGCCGAATTGCTTTGAAGGCGTGGGTGCTATTGGGCTCAATTGGCTGGCTAAAGTGCGTGAGGAGTTTGGCTTTAAAATCGGAACTGAAATCGCTAATGCCAATCACGCAAAATTGGCACTTGAGTATAATGTAGATATGTTATGGATTGGGGCTAGAACTACGGTAAACCCTTTCCAAGTACAAGAAATTGCAGAAGCTTTAAGAGATACGGACAAAATCGTTTTGGTAAAAAACCCAATTAACCCAGATTTGGAATTATGGATTGGTGCCATGGAGCGTTTGGCGGGGCAAGGCATCAAGAATTTAGGAGTAATCCACCGTGGATTCTCTGACTATAAAAAGACTAAATACCGCAACCAACCACAATGGCAAATTGCACTTGATTTCAAAAATCGCTTACCAGAAATGCCGATTATTTGCGACCCTTCGCACATTGCAGGACGCAGAGATTTAATCGAAGAAATTTCTCAAAAAGCGATGAACTTCGGCTTCCAAGGCTTAATGATCGAAACACACCACACACCAGACGAAGCGTGGAGCGATGCTAGCCAACAGGTTACGCCAGCAAGATTAAACGAAATTCTTGAAAGCTTAAAAGTGAGA
This Ornithobacterium rhinotracheale DNA region includes the following protein-coding sequences:
- a CDS encoding bifunctional 3-deoxy-7-phosphoheptulonate synthase/chorismate mutase type II; this encodes MEINNWIESFKKPLVVAGPCSAESEKQMLQIAEELPKDKVEIFRAGIWKPRTKPNCFEGVGAIGLNWLAKVREEFGFKIGTEIANANHAKLALEYNVDMLWIGARTTVNPFQVQEIAEALRDTDKIVLVKNPINPDLELWIGAMERLAGQGIKNLGVIHRGFSDYKKTKYRNQPQWQIALDFKNRLPEMPIICDPSHIAGRRDLIEEISQKAMNFGFQGLMIETHHTPDEAWSDASQQVTPARLNEILESLKVRKEDDADTDFHTTLAQLRNKIDEADNRILEMINERMDIAKAIGTLKKEHNVTVFQPKRWNLIQEQILEKATKFGLSEEFVNRFLTAVHQESIKMQNEIMADKKA